One genomic segment of Drosophila melanogaster chromosome 3R includes these proteins:
- the cv-c gene encoding crossveinless c, isoform A produces the protein MQRRMSITIREYKFFRSFSQKFENWPKRKAEALWRKMRERKIAEIEAVEACKWLRAAGFPQYAQMYEDHQFPIDLNNVAKDHTNLENDQLQSLYRRLCVLNRCATMRLDQSHKPQTPQQKEESDDENFALSEHWTFQPHIRRWSRIGEMGLELPPPGLLSLNVEKTESSSKESSPDRFEEDGAGITLVTPGCSKAGGIPNDGSSLGEGSDSGRLRRSGSERIKDQAKALLRRVESIKSRRRKRQNRENVVISGPTVLDLSQFGQRSSLRKPDAVYSTPPSPSALSPMHTFPKAPFFGNDLKVPSHSDNFLSPNRSSPKRTPTTPRSMRTSPLHFFSSPMSQLKEGKSDDSSSYYSDSQESSTGGKLSLRKPSKARRFLQRTGKVDDIGAHSDSECHQGRKLLIKDANSNTTEVKVKKLTRGGSLNLGKDPKKRDGFRSSSFRSRSTSRKEAKNDEDTAGATTNGGSKRQPVVRWHSFQMEERPNMIFRKCFSKKIEPLQEDAGGMPFAAMSAGQLQIIRKLALVTLTGHMERYCPSHRSGWNWELPKFIKKIKMPDYKDKKVFGVPLLMILQRSGQTLPLAVRAAFRWLQLNALDQVGIFRKSGGKSRIMKLREQIEVTDSTAECMDVFDLQQAYDVADMLKQYFRELPESLLTTKMSETFVAIFQHLPAEVRLDAVQCAVLLLPDENREILYVLLEFLTIVAANSQQNQMTSNNLGVCLAQSIFHSSISTGSASVSASPRRKGKGSGMPDMKELAEAKASHECLSFMIEHYKQIYTAAKEKLSKCNFSYMEESKPLPLEALGEGMQFHNWRGYLYECTSATIKEGREKTRGWFSINSLNDSSVDIAYKKVGDGHPLRLWRCSTEIEGPPKEVLEFVIKQRASWDTNLLQCQTVKKLDDRTEIYQYALDGQLTTDFCVLRSWQTDLPRGACVIVETSIDHAKAKPLFGAVRGVVLASRYLIEPCGSGRSRVMHLARVDVKGKTPEWYNKNYGHICSHYLSRIRLAFKHVADGPESKV, from the exons ATCATCAGTTCCCGATCGATCTGAACAATGTAGCCAAAGATCACACCAATCTCGAGAACGATCAGTTGCAGTCCCTCTACCGCCGGCTCTGCGTCCTCAATCGTTGTGCCACCATGCGGCTGGACCAATCGCACAAACCGCAAACACCACAG CAAAAGGAGGAATCGGATGACGAGAACTTCGCTTTGAGCGAGCACTGGACATTCCAACCGCACATTCGCCGCTGGTCGCGGATTGGGGAGATGGGCCTGGAACTGCCGCCTCCGGGACTTTTGAGCCTGAACGTGGAGAAGACGGAGAGTTCGTCGAAGGAATCGAGTCCGGATCGCTTCGAGGAAGATGGTGCTGGCATTACACTGGTGACACCGGGCTGCAGCAAGGCCGGTGGAATACCCAACGATGGATCATCGTTGGGCGAGGGATCCGATAGCGGTCGCTTGAGGAGAAGTGGCAGCGAAAGGATAAAGGATCAGGCTAAGGCCTTGTTGAGAAGAGTGGAATCCATTAAGTCGAGACGTCGCAAACGACAGAATCGCGAAAATGTGGTCATCAGTGGACCGACAGTACTGGACCTCTCGCAATTTGGCCAGAGGAGCAGTTTGCGTAAACCGGATGCCGTATATTCCACCCCGCCCTCACCATCGGCCCTCAGTCCCATGCACACATTCCCCAAGGCGCCGTTCTTCGGCAACGACCTTAAAGTGCCCAGTCACAGCGATAATTTCCTGAGTCCCAATCGCTCCAGTCCCAAGAGAACGCCCACTACTCCGCGTTCGATGAGGACCAGTCCGTTGCACTTCTTCTCCAGTCCCATGTCGCAACTGAAGGAGGGCAAGTCGGATGATTCGTCGTCGTACTACAGTGACAGTCAGGAATCGTCCACGGGTGGCAAGTTATCCCTGCGAAAACCCTCCAAGGCTCGAAGATTCCTTCAGCGCACGGGAAAAGTCGATGATATAGGCGCCCATTCAGATTCCGAGTGTCATCAGGGACGCAAGCTCCTTATAAAGGATGCCAACTCCAATACCACAGAGGTTAAAGTGAAGAAACTAACGCGCGGAGGATCACTGAACTTGGGCAAGGATCCCAAGAAACGGGATGGTTTCCGATCGTCATCTTTCCGATCACGAAGCACTTCGCGCAAGGAGGCCAAGAATGATGAGGATACGGCTGGTGCAACCACAAATGGTGGATCCAAGCGACAGCCCGTGGTTCGTTGGCATAGTTTCCAGATGGAGGAGCGCCCCAATATGATATTCCGCAAGTGTTTCTCCAAGAAAATCGAGCCTCTGCAGGAAGATGCCGGAGGAATGCCATTTGCCGCCATGTCGGCGGGTCAACTGCAAATAATCCGCAAGCTGGCACTGGTCACTCTAACCGGCCACATGGAGCGATACTGTCCATCTCATCGCTCGGGCTGGAACTGGGAACTGCCTAAGTTCATCAAGAAGATAAAGATGCCGGACTACAAGGACAAGAAAGTATTCGGAGTGCCGCTGCTAATGATCCTCCAGCGAAGTGGACAGACTCTTCCCTTGGCCGTGCGTGCTGCATTCCGCTGGCTCCAGCTAAACGCCCTCGATCAGGTTGGAATTTTCCGGAAAAGCGGTGGAAAGTCGCGTATCATGAAGCTGCGCGAACAAATCGAAGTCACCGATTCCACTGCCGAGTGCATGGATGTTTTTGATCTGCAACAGGCCTACGATGTGGCCGATATGCTGAAACAGTATTTCCGCGAGCTGCCCGAATCTCTGCTGACCACCAAGATGTCCGAGACCTTCGTGGCCATCTTTCAAC ATCTCCCGGCTGAAGTGCGTCTAGATGCAGTGCAATGTGCTGTGCTCCTGCTGCCCGATGAAAATCGGGAAATCCTGTACGTACTCCTTGAGTTCCTGACCATTGTGGCGGCCAACTCGCAACAGAACCAAATGACCAGCAACAATTTGGGCGTGTGCCTGGCCCAATCCATTTTCCACTCGTCCATTTCGACGGGTTCCGCTTCCGTATCCGCCTCGCCACGTCGCAAAGGCAAGGGATCCGGAATGCCGGACATGAAGGAGCTGGCGGAGGCGAAGGCCTCCCACGAGTGCCTGTCCTTCATGATCGAGCATTACAAGCAAATCTACACGGCGGCCAAGGAAAAGCTGAGCAAGTGCAACTTCAGTTACATGGAGGAGTCGAAGCCACTTCCTTTGGAGGCGCTGGGCGAGGGAATGCAGTTTCACAACTGGCGGGGATACCTGTACGAGTGCACCAGTGCCACCATTAAGGAGGGTCGCGAAAA AACCCGCGGCTGGTTTAGCATTAATTCACTGAACGACAGCAGTGTGGACATTGCCTACAAGAAGGTGGGCGATGGTCATCCGCTGAGACTGTGGCGCTGCTCCACGGAGATCGAGGGACCGCCAAAGGAGGTCCTCGAGTTTGTGATCAAACAGCGAGCCTCCTGGGACACGAATTTGTTGCAATGTCAGACGGTCAAGAAGCTGGACGATCGCACAGAGATCTACCAGTACGCACTGGATGGCCAATTGACCACGGACTTTTGTGTGTTGCG TTCCTGGCAAACAGATTTGCCGCGTGGTGCCTGTGTCATAGTGGAGACCTCGATCGACCATGCCAAGGCGAAGCCTCTTTTCGGGGCGGTAAGGGGCGTGGTCCTTGCCTCGCGATATCTCATCGAGCCCTGTGGCAGCGGCAGATCAAGGGTTATGCATTTGGCTAGAGTGGATGTCAA gggCAAGACACCGGAGTGGTACAACAAGAACTATGGACACATATGCTCGCACTATTTATCGCGCATTCGTCTGGCCTTCAAGCACGTGGCCGATGGACCCGAAAGCAAAGTTTAA